A genomic window from Candidatus Cloacimonadota bacterium includes:
- a CDS encoding cysteine hydrolase, with the protein MKPYVTKETLESKTRQWLDKIAPFNKHRMELDTKHACLMVIDMQKFFLDPNSPTYTCGGAAILPNIKKLIDHFRKHNRPIIYSKHVHHPDKLDAGIMGWWWEGMCKEGSPESDIVEELYPLPNEKVVLKHRYSSFYNTDLEIVLRCLGIKDVVITGIMTCMCCESTARDAYYRDYRVFFPADGTGAINEEMHLASLLNLGFGFAYITTISEIINQM; encoded by the coding sequence ATGAAACCCTACGTCACTAAAGAAACACTCGAATCTAAAACCAGGCAGTGGCTCGATAAGATCGCTCCCTTCAATAAGCATCGGATGGAGCTGGATACCAAGCATGCCTGCTTGATGGTCATAGACATGCAGAAATTTTTCCTTGATCCGAATTCACCTACGTATACATGCGGTGGAGCTGCAATCCTTCCGAATATAAAGAAATTGATTGATCATTTCAGAAAGCATAATCGACCGATTATCTATTCAAAACATGTACATCATCCTGATAAGCTGGATGCAGGCATTATGGGATGGTGGTGGGAAGGCATGTGCAAAGAAGGTAGTCCGGAAAGCGATATTGTAGAAGAACTATATCCTTTGCCCAATGAAAAAGTTGTCTTGAAACATCGGTACTCATCCTTTTACAATACTGATCTGGAAATTGTGCTCAGATGCCTTGGCATCAAAGATGTAGTTATCACAGGAATTATGACTTGCATGTGCTGCGAGTCAACTGCAAGGGATGCGTATTACCGGGACTATCGTGTGTTCTTCCCAGCTGACGGCACAGGTGCGATCAATGAAGAGATGCATTTGGCGAGTCTGCTGAATCTCGGGTTTGGATTTGCATATATTACGACTATATCAGAAATTATTAATCAAATGTAA